The Dehalogenimonas lykanthroporepellens BL-DC-9 genome includes a window with the following:
- a CDS encoding ribose 5-phosphate isomerase B (KEGG: kol:Kole_0020 ribose 5-phosphate isomerase B~TIGRFAM: ribose 5-phosphate isomerase B; sugar-phosphate isomerase, RpiB/LacA/LacB family~PFAM: Ribose/galactose isomerase), with protein MKIAIGNDHRGYELKKKIITWLAHNGYEVTDYGTSVSESVDYPDYAHSVADAVSSKKADRGILICGTGIGMSITANKHQGIRAALCYKPEYALLTRKHNDANLLCLGELNGDDLNLDVVRVFFETEFEGGRHLPRIKKIEA; from the coding sequence GTGAAAATTGCCATCGGAAATGATCACAGAGGATACGAACTGAAAAAGAAAATAATAACCTGGTTGGCGCACAATGGCTATGAAGTAACCGATTATGGAACATCTGTTTCGGAATCCGTAGACTATCCGGATTATGCCCACAGTGTCGCAGATGCCGTCAGTTCCAAAAAGGCCGACCGGGGAATTCTGATATGTGGTACAGGTATAGGCATGAGTATAACAGCCAACAAGCATCAGGGGATCCGCGCCGCACTATGTTATAAGCCCGAATATGCTTTGCTTACTCGCAAGCACAACGATGCCAATCTCTTATGCTTGGGGGAATTGAACGGAGATGACCTGAACCTGGATGTGGTCAGGGTTTTCTTTGAAACCGAGTTCGAAGGCGGTCGGCACCTTCCTCGGATTAAGAAAATCGAGGCCTGA
- a CDS encoding Sua5/YciO/YrdC/YwlC family protein (manually curated~TIGRFAM: Sua5/YciO/YrdC/YwlC family protein~KEGG: pfu:PF0306 SUA5 superfamily-related protein~PFAM: SUA5/yciO/yrdC domain), protein MSVINMESKLKTATQILVDGGIVAFPTDTVYCLAAAICHESAIERIFQIKGRQTTKALPVLVADSIQMRQVAEVSSVAEMLVRRFMPGALTLILPKKPLVPDLVTGGKPTVAVRIPGHTLALYLIKAVGSPLTGTSANLSGRGSVTTAMEVESQIGGRIDSIVDGGLCPGGIESTIVDLTGLTPRLVRSGAVPKEEIEKIIGNIQ, encoded by the coding sequence TTGTCAGTAATCAACATGGAGTCAAAACTGAAAACCGCTACACAAATTCTGGTGGATGGGGGAATAGTCGCTTTTCCTACCGATACTGTTTATTGCCTGGCTGCCGCAATCTGCCATGAATCAGCCATCGAAAGAATATTCCAGATAAAAGGTCGCCAGACCACCAAGGCTTTACCCGTACTGGTTGCGGATAGTATTCAGATGCGCCAGGTGGCCGAAGTATCTTCGGTCGCAGAAATGCTGGTGAGGCGTTTCATGCCCGGCGCTCTGACTCTCATTCTTCCAAAAAAGCCTTTAGTACCTGATTTGGTGACCGGCGGCAAGCCCACCGTTGCAGTTCGGATTCCCGGACACACTTTGGCTTTATATTTGATAAAGGCAGTTGGAAGTCCGTTAACTGGAACCAGCGCCAATTTGAGTGGCCGAGGGAGTGTTACAACTGCTATGGAGGTTGAATCTCAGATAGGGGGAAGAATTGACTCAATCGTTGACGGCGGTCTATGTCCTGGAGGTATCGAATCGACCATTGTCGATTTGACTGGCCTAACCCCTCGGCTTGTTCGATCAGGTGCTGTACCCAAAGAAGAAATCGAAAAAATAATAGGTAATATACAGTGA